In one window of Henckelia pumila isolate YLH828 chromosome 1, ASM3356847v2, whole genome shotgun sequence DNA:
- the LOC140885344 gene encoding transcription factor PCL1-like — MGEEVKIDDGVPEWEAGLPSADDLMPLSQALIPAELASAFKISPEEPRSMLDVNRASDTTLSSLRGGFNFKPFNNDDKDHAMVEPDEPEEGSDQKKTRRVDAADNFTDDAENEAAKTLKRPRLVWTPQLHKRFVEVVAYLGLKNAVPKTIMQLMNVEGLTRENVASHLQKYRLYVKRMQGLSNEGPSPSDHLFASTPLPRHSFNESSSAGNGNYSEKNDNNHVGMPIPMPFPPPPIVPMPMMGMAASSASGYSGYESAHSYQHHFQQQYNAMVHQERDWSGNNFK, encoded by the coding sequence ATGGGCGAAGAAGTGAAGATTGATGATGGGGTGCCGGAGTGGGAGGCGGGTCTTCCGTCCGCTGACGATCTGATGCCGTTGTCTCAGGCGTTGATCCCGGCGGAGCTAGCATCGGCGTTCAAGATATCGCCGGAGGAGCCGCGGTCGATGCTGGATGTGAACCGCGCATCCGACACCACGCTATCCTCACTACGTGGCGGCTTCAATTTCAAGCCCTTCAATAATGACGATAAGGATCACGCCATGGTGGAGCCGGATGAGCCCGAGGAAGGATCTGACCAGAAGAAGACGCGCAGGGTGGACGCCGCCGACAATTTCACCGACGATGCGGAAAACGAGGCGGCGAAGACTCTGAAGAGGCCGCGGCTGGTCTGGACACCTCAGCTGCACAAGCGTTTCGTGGAAGTGGTGGCCTACTTAGGGTTGAAGAACGCGGTGCCCAAGACGATTATGCAGCTGATGAATGTTGAGGGTTTGACTCGAGAAAACGTTGCCAGTCATCTTCAGAAGTACAGGTTGTATGTGAAGAGGATGCAGGGATTGTCGAACGAGGGCCCTTCTCCGTCTGACCATTTGTTCGCGTCCACTCCGCTGCCCCGGCACAGCTTTAATGAATCTTCTAGTGCTGGGAATGGAAATTACAGCGAAAAGAATGACAATAATCATGTGGGAATGCCGATTCCGATGCCGTTTCCTCCGCCGCCAATCGTACCGATGCCCATGATGGGAATGGCGGCGAGTTCTGCCAGTGGGTATAGCGGGTATGAATCAGCTCATTCTTATCAGCATCATTTTCAGCAGCAGTATAATGCTATGGTGCATCAAGAAAGGGACTGGTCTGGGAATAATTTTAAGTGA
- the LOC140876208 gene encoding uncharacterized protein: MSALAPPLSSTPLSLNLNPKSLQFISPKCSFSPLLTSPTTQSSRRRTHNLSFPNAVPQKPPKRWSLCATGGIFSLSEAIPDAIPEEIVPTSDDGVSTVISGLLFVAFIGLSVLTIGVVYIAVTDFLQKREGEKFEKEEAAQKKKNGKRKKIGARARAGPRGFGQKMEESDDGNDMM; the protein is encoded by the exons ATGAGTGCATTAGCTCCACCGTTATCTTCAACTCCACTCTCTCTCAATCTCAACCCGAAGTCTCTTCAATTCATCTCCCCCAAGTGCTCGTTTTCTCCATTGTTAACCTCTCCAACTACCCAATCTTCGAGAAGAAGAACCCATAACCTCAGCTTTCCAAACGCAGTTCCTCAAAAACCCCCCAAAAGATGGAGCCTCTGCGCAACTGGTGGGATCTTCTCTCTTTCAGAAGCAATCCCAGATGCTATTCCTGAAGAAATAGTTCCCACGAGCGATGATGGAGTTTCCACCGTCATATCAGGTCTTCTTTTCGTCGCCTTCATTGGCTTATCCGTTCTTACAATAGGG GTTGTCTACATAGCTGTGACAGATTTCTTGCAAAAGCGAGAGGGGGAGAAGTTTGAGAAAGAAGAAGCTGCTCAGAAGAAGAAAAATGGTAAGAGGAAGAAAATTGGAGCCAGAGCTAGAGCTGGGCCTAGGGGATTTGGGCAGAAGATGGAAGAAAGCGATGATGGTAATGATATGATGTAG
- the LOC140876207 gene encoding pumilio homolog 1-like yields the protein MLSDMGRRPMLGNNEGSFGDDLEKELGLLLREQRRQEVDDRERELNLYRSGSAPPTVEGSLSAVGGLFNHDGGGGGPTSFADFARSKDGNGCLSDEELRSDPAYLSYYYSNVNLNPRLPPPMMSKEDWRFAQRLQGGNSAIGDRRKLNSRNDTGSGGRSLFSNPPGFNAKKLEDEGENEKLQGAAEWGGDGLIGLPGLGLGNKQKSLAEMFQDDLTRATPVSGHLSRPASRNAFDENSVDAELAHLRRDLTSLDPTRSSLNVQGSTASQHTGHPASYSYAAALGASLSRSSTPDPQRITRAPSPCLTPIGGGRVSNSEKRNISSPNSFNGVSSHTNESADIVAALSGMNLSNGVIDDENNFSSRMDEVVADHNNYPFNLQGGPNSLNQRAYAKKPETGQFNTPSVPQSGKMISYETGINNGGGSDLSNTLLHTEMQKNGVPSNNSYGRGSSNTGVNGGVGVLSPYQHLDSPNSSFSNYGISGYPMSPISGHLGSSSYPPLFENAAAAAAAAMSVPGLDSRILGGSNLNTATAEQNLGRMGNQMAGNSLQAPFVDPLYLQYLRTAEYAAAQAGALNDPSLDRNYMGNSYIDLLQKAYLGNLISPQKSQYGASLVGKNSGSSPHGYYGNPAFGIGLSYPGSPLANHMIPNSPGGPGSPMRHGEFNMRFAGGMRNVAGGLMNPWHLDNMDTRFASSLLEEFKSNKAKCFELSEIVGHVVEFSADQYGSRFIQQKLETATTEEKNMVFQEIFPESLTLMTDVFGNYVIQKFFEHGMATQRRELACKLFGHVLTLSLQMYGCRVIQKAIEVVDVDQKIKMVGELDGNVMRCVRDQNGNHVIQKCIECVPEEHIQFIVSTFFDQVVTLATHPYGCRVIQRVLEHCNDENTQRIVMDEILGSVSMLAQDQYGNYVVQHVLEHGKPHERSAIIQELAGNIVQMSQQKFASNVVEKCLTFGDQKERQLLVNEMLGTTDENEPLQAMMKDQFANYVVQKVLETCSDQEREHIMSRIRVHLNALKKYTYGKHIVARVEKLVAAGERRIAAQSAYPA from the exons ATGTTATCTGATATGGGTAGGAGACCAATGCTAGGAAACAATGAAGGTTCCTTTGGTGATGATTTGGAAAAGGAGTTAGGTTTGTTGCTTCGTGAGCAGCGGAGGCAGGAGGTGGATGACCGTGAAAGGGAGCTGAATTTGTATAGGAGTGGATCAGCTCCGCCTACTGTTGAGGGCTCGTTGAGTGCTGTTGGTGGGCTGTTCAACCATGATGGTGGTGGCGGAGGCCCAACATCTTTTGCTGACTTTGCTAGAAGTAAAGATGGTAATGGTTGCTTGTCCGACGAGGAGCTCAGGTCTGATCCTGCttatttatcttattattacTCAAATGTCAACTTGAACCCGAGGCTTCCGCCTCCTATGATGTCCAAGGAAGATTGGCGGTTTGCACAGAGGTTGCAAGGGGGGAATTCTGCAATTGGGGATAGGAGGAAGTTGAATAGTAGGAATGACACTGGGAGTGGTGGGAGGTCTTTGTTTTCAAATCCACCAGGGTTCAATGCAAAGAAGCTAGAGGATGAGGGTGAGAACGAAAAACTGCAGGGTGCTGCAGAGTGGGGTGGGGATGGACTAATTGGTTTGCCTGGATTAGGACTTGGTAACAAGCAGAAGAGTCTTGCCGAGATGTTTCAA GATGACTTGACCCGCGCTACTCCAGTTTCTGGGCACCTTTCACGCCCAGCTAGCAGGAATGCATTTGATGAGAATTCGGTGGACGCTGAGTTAGCTCATTTACGTCGTGATTTGACATCATTAGACCCTACGCGCAGTAGTTTAAATGTTCAGGGGTCGACTGCTTCACAACATACTGGACACCCTGCATCCTATTCTTATGCTGCAGCTCTGGGGGCATCCTTGTCAAGAAGCTCTACTCCTGATCCTCAACGGATTACAAGAGCTCCTAGTCCCTGCCTAACTCCTATTGGAGGAGGTAGGGTGAGCAATTCTGAAAAAAGAAATATCAGTAGTCCAAACTCCTTTAATGGTGTATCTTCTCACACGAATGAATCTGCAGATATAGTTGCTGCTTTATCTGGCATGAATCTTTCAAATGGTGTAATTGATGATGAGAACAATTTCTCATCTCGAATGGATGAAGTTGTTGCAGACCATAACAATTACCCTTTTAATCTTCAGGGTGGCCCGAATAGCTTGAATCAGCGTGCTTATGCCAAGAAACCTGAAACCGGGCAATTTAATACGCCTTCTGTTCCCCAGTCGGGTAAAATGATCAGTTATGAGACTGGTATTAACAATGGTGGTGGGTCGGATCTCAGTAACACTTTGCTTCATACCGAGATGCAGAAAAATGGTGTTCCGTCTAATAACTCATATGGGAGAGGATCTTCTAATACTGGAGTTAATGGTGGGGTTGGTGTGCTTTCCCCGTATCAGCACTTGGACAGCCCAAATTCATCATTCTCAAATTATGGAATCAGTGGCTATCCTATGAGTCCAATTTCAGGCCATCTGGGAAGCTCTAGTTATCCTCCTTTGTTTGAGAATGCTGCAGCTGCTGCAGCTGCTGCTATGTCTGTGCCAGGGTTAGACTCTAGGATTCTAGGAGGATCAAATCTTAATACTGCAACCGCTGAGCAGAACCTTGGTAGAATGGGAAATCAAATGGCAGGGAATTCCCTGCAAGCACCTTTTGTTGACCCTTTGTATCTGCAATACTTGAGGACAGCTGAATATGCTGCAGCACAAGCTGGAGCTCTTAATGACCCCTCTTTGGATAGGAATTACATGGGTAATTCCTATATAGACCTTCTCCAAAAGGCTTATCTTGGCAATTTGATATCACCACAGAAATCACAGTATGGTGCCTCCTTAGTTGGCAAGAACAGTGGTTCTAGTCCTCATGGCTATTATGGAAATCCAGCATTTGGGATTGGGTTGTCATATCCTGGAAGTCCCCTGGCAAACCACATGATCCCGAATTCTCCTGGGGGACCTGGGAGTCCTATGAGGCATGGTGAGTTCAACATGAGATTTGCTGGTGGGATGAGGAATGTTGCTGGGGGGTTAATGAATCCATGGCACTTGGACAACATGGACACTAGGTTTGCTTCATCTCTACTGGAGGAGTTTAAGAGTAACAAAGCTAAATGCTTCGAACTTTCTGAGATTGTTGGTCACGTTGTTGAGTTCAG TGCGGATCAATATGGGAGCCGGTTCATCCAGCAAAAGCTTGAAACTGCCACAACTGAAGAAAAAAACATGGTTTTCCAGGAAATTTTTCCTGAATCTCTTACATTGATGACTGATGTGTTCGGTAATTATGTAATCCAAAAG TTTTTTGAGCATGGAATGGCAACCCAAAGAAGAGAATTGGCTTGCAAGCTTTTTGGACATGTTCTTACTTTGAGCCTTCAAATGTATGGTTGTCGGGTGATACAGAAG GCAATTGAGGTCGTCGATGTGGATCAGAAGATAAAGATGGTTGGAGAGCTAGATGGGAATGTGATGCGATGCGTAAGAGATCAAAATGGGAATCATGTGATTCAGAAATGCATTGAGTGTGTTCCAGAGGAGCACATTCAGTTTATTGTGTCTACATTTTTTGACCAAGTTGTAACCCTTGCAACACATCCATATGGATGTCGAGTGATACAG CGCGTTCTGGAGCATTGCAATGATGAAAATACCCAAAGAATAGTGATGGATGAGATTTTGGGATCTGTAAGCATGTTGGCACAGGATCAGTATGGGAATTATGTCGTTCAG CATGTGCTGGAGCATGGAAAACCACACGAGCGATCGGCCATAATTCAGGAACTGGCTGGAAATATAGTTCAAATGAGCCAGCAGAAGTTTGCATCAAATGTTGTTGAGAAATGCTTGACTTTTGGAGATCAAAAGGAACGCCAACTGTTGGTGAACGAGATGCTGGGAACAACTGATGAAAATGAGCCTCTTCAG GCGATGATGAAAGATCAGTTCGCAAATTATGTTGTACAGAAAGTTCTCGAAACTTGTAGTGATCAAGAGCGTGAACATATCATGTCAAGAATAAGAGTACATTTGAATGCATTGAAGAAGTATACATATGGGAAGCACATTGTAGCCCGTGTAGAGAAACTTGTTGCTGCTGGGG AGAGGAGAATTGCTGCTCAGTCAGCGTATCCGGCTTAA